The genomic DNA ACAGGCGCGTGCTTCTGTGTGATGGCTGAGTAGATGATCGACACACTGATTCTCCGAAGATGCTCCTGTTGCGCACCTTATTTCAATCGCCACGGGCGAACTGCTCGCTGGCCCAGCTCCATGCCGCAACCGCGCGAGGGAACCCGACGGTGTTCATGCCGAGCAGAATCGCCTGTTCGACCTCTGCGTGTGTCGCGCCGTGCTTTAGCGCCCGCCGGACGTGACTGCGCAGCGCGGACTCAAGCCCCGCCCCGATGCAGATCCCGATCTTGATGAGGGCGAGCGTCTTGGCGTCGAGCGGGCCGGCCTTTTCGACGGCCTGTGCCACGCTCTCGTGCGCCTTTCCAAGCTCCGGGAATCGCGAGATGAAGGCCTTGAACGTGCCGGGGACATCGCTTGCGGCCTTCGAAACTTGTTCACGCATAATTCACGTCTCCTCGACTTACGTGCTGGCGTACGCGGCGGTTCGGATCGATATCCTGCGTGGTGGATAAGCGTGCTGTTCCAACGGGCCTTGCCACTGAACTAGAACGAGAAAGTGGTCTCCAGCCAGACGCGAGCGATGTCCGGCTGGCCATTGTGTCCATCGAAGTAGGCTGCTTTGAAGAGGACGGTCCAGTTCGGGCGCAGCTTCTTGCTGAGCACTCCATCGAGTTCGTATCCGAGGTCGTCTCCGCCTTCGTCGCTCCAGAACTGGTGGATGGTGAACTCTGACTTGATGCCTCCCGGTAGGTCGGCGAAGACTCCGACGTACGCGTCATGGAGACCGAACGGCGGCGTGGTGACAAACTGATCTGCATACCCCTGGAACTTGTGATTGGTGCCCAAAGGGAAGCGGAAGGCCGTTACGCCGTCATCGCTGCCGAGCAGCTGATACCCCGCTTGGATCGCGCCAAAGCCGGCCTTGTTGAAGCGAAGCTGGGCCGCGAAGAACTTGGCCGCGAAGTCCGTCGGATTGCGGCCGGCATCGACCTGATACGCGTACACGAGCTCGTAGTCGAAGTAGGACTGGTTGGCGTCCTTTCCTGCCGATCCGCGTCCCAGATCGCCGGTGAGTCGCACGCCGTATGTATCCACGCTATCGGCCGGAGCATCGGTATCGAAGTCGAGGAGATAGGCGAACGGGGTCACGCGGAGTTCCGGGGCGACGGCGTAGCTCGAGCGGATGAGATGCGACTGTGACTCGTAGTTGGGTCCATCGGGCCCGAAGATGCGCTGCACGTGCCATACGTATGCGTACTGCACGGTCAGCCCTTTGATGCCAAGGTCGGATTCGACGGACGCGGCGTCAAAGGTCTGCTCGAACTGTCGCCAGCCGACGTTTCCGATGAATCGTTCGTCGTCGAGCTTCACCCGCTGGCGTCCGACTCGGACGTCGAGCGACGGTCCCGACTCACCGATCGATGCGGTCTGGAAGCGACCGAGTCCCTGGTTGAGTTCGGTGCCCTCCGGATCGGAGATGGTCGTGCGCGTCGGATCGCCTTGCCCGGTGGCTGGAACCCAGTACCAGTTGTCATTGGCGGCGGTGACGTTCTCCATCTCGGCATAGAAGCTCAAGCCGTGGAATGGTTTGCTGCCATAGCCCAGGCGGAGTCGGTTCGTGAGCGCGTTCGAGGGACGACGCCCGGTGGTCTCGGCCCACTCATATCTCGCGCGGTTGTCAAGATTCACCTTGCCCTCGACCAACGACGCGAAGAAGGAAGAAGCGGGGACGCTCGGGTCCGAGAGATTCCCGAAGGGGTAGTGTCTGGCAGCGCCGAGAGTCTCCGCTGCGACGGCTGGGGAGCTGGGGCCACCCGCTGTCACCGGCGTCGCGGCATCTGACTTCGGTGACTCCTGCGCGAACGCGGATATGGACGTGAAGGAAGCGAGGGCGGCCGACAGAGCAAGACGAGAAGAGACTAAGCCACGAGTGAGCATGATCATGGGTGCGATCTCCATGGTATTGAGTCCGCAACAGAGCACAAAACCGCGTAATATTTCTCGACCTCGATGCCCACGAGCGTGGCTCCGAAGAGCTCCGCCTCGACGTGGGACGCAACCTCGCCGTAGTTCACCGACGGGATGTAGTACGCAATGAGCAGCGGCAGCAGGTCGTCCACACTCTCGAACATCGGATGGATGAACAGGCAGAAGCCGTCCCTCGGGTGCTCGCCCAGACTCTCCAGGCACGCGAACTCGCCGGGCTGGAGCGGCTCGGCGTCAAAGCGAACACCCACTGGATACCGGACGACCGCGCGGTCCTCGAGCAGTCGCATCATCTCAGCCCGATCGATTCGGCCGCCACGACGCAATCGGGCATCCATCGCCTTGGTCACGACATGATCGCGGAGCGATTGCTGCGCCTCCTCGGTGGTTGGGTGGGGATTCACGAGTGAGCCTCCGGGGTTGCTGCGACGCCGGGCGAACGCATGTCTGTCGCAGCTGAGAACTCCTGGTCATGCGTCAATCGCCCGGTCAGAACCGGCACGGTCACTCGCACCAAGATCGTGTAAATGAGCAGCCCGCCAGCCCAGATGCCTAGGGTGACCAGAGTCTCGTTGAGCGTGGGCAGGTACTCGACGATCTCGCCGAGGGGCGTGGGGATGAACGCGGGCACGATCATGCCCATCCCCTTCTCGATCCAGATGCCGACGATGAGCATGGCGCACGCGGCTTGGAGCACCGGCAGTTTGCGACTGATGGGAAGGTAAAGGAGCAGCATCGCCAGGAGGTTGAGCGCGATCGCCGACCAGATCCAGGGCACCAACGCATGGCGGCCGTGCAGGCCAAAGAACAGGTACTTCGCGGATGCCCCGTGCGCCGAGTCGGTGTAGAACTCTGTGAACGCCTCCGACCCGAGGAGAAACATGTTGATTGAGAGCGCGATCGTCACGATGTTTCTGAGAGTCATGAAGGCCTTCTCGGGAACCTGGTAGGTCGTGAACCTCGCGAGCACCGAGAGCAACAGAATGAGGAACGCGGGGCCCGCCGCGAACGCCGAGGCCAAGAACCGTGGTGCAACGACCGCAGAGTTCCAGAAGGGGCGCCCGCCAAGCCCGCTGTAGAGAAACGCGGTAACGGTGTGGATGCTGATGGCCCAGGCGATGGCCACGAAGACGAACGGGATGTAGAAGACCTTGCTTGGCTGGCGGCGGCGGTAGGCGCAGTACACGAGATAGCCGCAGATATGCAGGTTGAGCAGCAGGTATCCGTTGAGCACCAAGACATCCCAGGTGAGCATCGATACCGGGAAGTTGAATCGCAATAACAAGTGATGGAACCGATCGGGGCGTCCGAGGTCCACTGTCACGAAGAGCATCGCCATGACTATCGCTGCGACGGCGAAGAGCTCGCCGAAGATGACAAGGTCGTGGAGTTCGCGGTTCTTGTAGATGTACACGGGGATGACCAGCATCACCGCCGCGGCCGCCATACCCACCAAGAAGGTGAAGTTGGCGATGTAGAAGCCCCAAGAGACCTGGTCGGTCATGCCGGTGGTTGCAAGTCCGTGCACGAGCTGCTTGCAATAGGCATTGATACCAAGCAGCACGAAGACTGTGAGCAGGAACATCCAGGCGTAATAGCGTGCATCGCCGACGAAGCTCAGGCGGAAACAACGGATCAGAAACGTCAAATAGGTTCTCATGCCCGGGCTCCATCCCACCACTCGGGCTTGCTTGCCTCCACGAAGTCCTTCCGAGGGCCGGCCGCGCCGGGCAGGCATCCGTACTGCTCACCCTCTTCGGCCCTGAGGCGTTCGGAGATCTCCAGGGCCTCAGGGTCCAGTGTGTTGGGGTACCTCTCGTCAAAGTAGTAGAAGAACCGAGGGAGTGTTCCTACTTCCTCCTTGAGAACGAAGACACGCTTGGTCTTGAGGATCTCTGACACCTCGGAATGTGGGTCGAGGACGTTTCCGAACTTGCGGGCGCCGGTCGGACAGATCTCCACGCACGCCGGCATACGTCCTTCGCGCGTCCGGTGCAGGCAGAAGTGGCACTTCTCCATCACCCCTTTCTCGCGAGGGCGATTGGAGAGGTAGCTCATGTTCGTATTGAGCTGATCTTTGGGCAGATTGGGCTTGGCGAAGTTGAACCGACGAGCCCAGTACGGGCACGCCGCTTCGCAGTAGCGGCATCCGATGCACCAGTCGTAGTCGATCACCGTGATGCCGTCGGACTCCTGCCACGTCGCCTCGACGGGGCACACCTTGACGCAGGGCGGATTGGCGCATTGGTGGCATTGGACGGGCATGTAGAAGTGGCTTGCGTCCGGCACCTTCGGATGGTCGTAGTGGTGGTTGCCTTTCTCTAGATTCAGAGTTCCCCGTGGCATTTCGATCACTCGGATGTACTGGATCTCGGGGCTGCGAGACTGGTTGTTCTCGGCGACGCACGCGTGGACGCACTTGCGGCACCCGATGCAACGCGAGAGATTGAGCGCGTAGACGAACTCGACGCCTTCCATCGGCTTCACGTCGCGAAGATGGGGGCGCACCGCAAACCGCTCTTCCACTTTCGCACGGATGCGTTCCAGAGCCAGCTCCATCTCCTCCGGCGTCAACTCCTTGTAGTGCTTTTGAAGGAACTCATCGAAGCTCGGTATGTCGTCAGAAGTCATCTCGCGCAGTGGGCTCAAAGCGGCCGCAAGAGCAGCCATGCCGCCCACCGCCGCAGCACCCGTGCGGAGGAAGCTCCGCCTTGTGAGTTCCGGCTCTTGTCCACGAGGCGGTTTGGAAGGACCATCCCAGATGCGAATATCGCTCATTGGTGGCCTCCCTTGCTGGCTGGGCCATTCGGACTCGCATCGTCCAGTTTCCCGAGCCACCGCTGCAACGGGCTGAGTTCTTCGCCGTGATCGTGCGAAGGACTCGAGTGCTGCGTTCCCATTCGGAGCGTGTTGGGTCCGGGCAGCGGCTCGAAGGGCTCGAACTTTGGGGCGTGTGGGTTGTGGCATTCGTTACAGCTCAGACGTCGCAGCTCGGCAGAGCCGGTTATCCAAGAGCCGAGTGTCTTTCCATGCGTCCCCCGCTCCCAGTCGCGATAGACCGTGCCGTGGCACTGCGCACACAACTGCGGCGTCTCCGCGATCGAGACGGTGGCACCGTCCCGAAGGGTCAGACGCTCGCGATTCTGAGGGTCGTGACAGTTGATGCAGCGGTTGTTTAGCCCGTGCCGAAGCCGAATGTCCGCGTGATAGCTCAGGTTCGCACCCGCCGGTGAACTGGACTCAAAGATCTGATGGCAACCGTTGCAGTTCTGCGGGACTCCATCGACAAGAATGTGTGCAGGGTCCGACATCGCCATCCGCACCGGACCAACGATGAGTAAACCCGGATCAACCACGGCTGCCGGCGCAGGAGCCACTGGGCCATGGCGTCGTACGGCAAAGAGCCCCGCTGCCAGCACTACGAACCCGGTCGGCAACAACCAACCGAGCCAGACGGCCGTGCTTCGCCGGTTGGCAGAAACGCGTCCGCCGGTTGGTGAGTCTTGCTTTCGAGATGGCTGCACGTGTCTTGCTCCGCTACTTGCTCAGGGTCGTGCGCTCCGCTACATTTATGGAGTAGTATATCCAGATATGTAGTGGACGCCAGTAGGGTGCCGCGCGGACACGACGAATAAACAGCGACGGAGATCGGTAATGGCGATCAGTGGACTCGTCGTGACACTCGCAGAAGACCCCGTCGGGGTGTCGGCGCTGACGGCTTTAGCCGCAGATTCGCGGCTGACTCTGGGCGATCGCTATGGTCAGCGCATCGCGCTGGTCGCCGAGACGCCCAGCGCCCGTGACGACCACGATCTCTTCGACCAACTCCGGCAACGGCCCGGCATCGTCCAGGTTGACGTGACCTTCGTCCATCTCGATGCAAGCCCCGAGTATTGCGATTGCGCTCCCCAAAGCCAATCCGCGGAGGACTCCCATGCTCACCATTGACCGTCGCACATTCGTCAAGGCCTCTGCAATGGCCGCCGCCACAGCCGCGGCGTCCGGCTCGGCTCGGGCCGTTTCGCTCAATGTGTTGAACAACCAGCCGGGGGGGTCCCCCCTCAAGTGGCAGAAGGCACCCTGCAGGTTCTGCGGCACAGGCTGCCATGTCATGGTGGGCACTGAGAACGGTCGCGTCGTCGCTATCCAGGGCGATCAGAAGGCCGATGTCAACAAAGGCCTGCTCTGCGTGAAGGGATACCACGTGGGGCTGGCACTCTACGGCAATGACCGCCTCACCACGCCGATGATGCGCAAGGATGGGAGGATGGTTGCCATCTCGTGGGAAGAGGCCATCGATCTTGTCGCTTCCAAGATCAAGGCGAATCCGACGGGATTCGCGCTCTACGGCTCCGGGCAGTGGACGATTGGGGAGGGCTTTGCTGGCAACAAGTTCATGAAAGCGGGGCTCGGCAGCAACCAGATTGATGGCAACCCGCGTCTTTGCATGTCTTCCGCCGTCACCGGGTTCCTCTCCACCTTCGGCGTCGACGAGCCGCCGGGCGTCTACGACGATCTCGACAAGTGCGACGTCGCGATCATGTGGGGGAACAACATGGCCGAGATGCACCCGGTGCTGTTCTCTCGTCTTGTTGATCGGCGCACACGCGGCGAGAAGGTCACGATCATCGACTTTACGACGCGGCGGACCCGCACCAGCGATCTGGCAGACCACGTCCTGCTCTTCAAGCCCCACGGCGACCTTGCCATCGCCAATGGAATCGCCCACCTCCTCATCAAGAACAACTCCTACGACAAGGCCTTCGTCGAGAAGCACTGCAACTTCCGGCAGCTCGGAGCAATGCCCGACGAGAAGACACCGCCCGACATGCTGGGCGTGCCCATGACCTTCGATGAGTTCGCCAAGGCCGTCGAGCCCTACACCCCCGAGAAGGTCGAGGAGCTCTCCGGTGTCCCGGCCGACAAGATCCGCATGCTCGGCGAGATCTTCGGTCGGCGGGACCTTGCCATCAACAGCCTCTGGTGCATGGGCATGAACCAGCACACACGGGGCACGGCCATCAACTGCCTTGTACACGGCATCCACCTGCTCAGTGGGCACTTCGGCAAGCCGGGCGACGCTGCGACGAGTCTCACAGGTCAGCCGTCCGCCTGCGGCACGGTGCGAGAAGTCGGCACGCTTTGTCACCTTCTCCCAGGCGGGCGACTGGTCGCCAATGCCGAGCACCGCAAGGAAGCAGAAGAGCTCTGGAATGTCCCCGAGGGCCGTATCGGCGCAAAGCCCGGCTACCACACCGTCGAAATGTTCAAGCGGTTCAACACACCGACCGACCAAGGCGGCGATATCACCACGCTTTGGGTCCAGGTCACCAACCCGGGCCAGACTCTCCCGAACCTTCAGCGGAACTTCCGAG from Phycisphaeraceae bacterium includes the following:
- a CDS encoding carboxymuconolactone decarboxylase family protein, with the translated sequence MREQVSKAASDVPGTFKAFISRFPELGKAHESVAQAVEKAGPLDAKTLALIKIGICIGAGLESALRSHVRRALKHGATHAEVEQAILLGMNTVGFPRAVAAWSWASEQFARGD
- the nrfD gene encoding polysulfide reductase NrfD gives rise to the protein MRTYLTFLIRCFRLSFVGDARYYAWMFLLTVFVLLGINAYCKQLVHGLATTGMTDQVSWGFYIANFTFLVGMAAAAVMLVIPVYIYKNRELHDLVIFGELFAVAAIVMAMLFVTVDLGRPDRFHHLLLRFNFPVSMLTWDVLVLNGYLLLNLHICGYLVYCAYRRRQPSKVFYIPFVFVAIAWAISIHTVTAFLYSGLGGRPFWNSAVVAPRFLASAFAAGPAFLILLLSVLARFTTYQVPEKAFMTLRNIVTIALSINMFLLGSEAFTEFYTDSAHGASAKYLFFGLHGRHALVPWIWSAIALNLLAMLLLYLPISRKLPVLQAACAMLIVGIWIEKGMGMIVPAFIPTPLGEIVEYLPTLNETLVTLGIWAGGLLIYTILVRVTVPVLTGRLTHDQEFSAATDMRSPGVAATPEAHS
- a CDS encoding 4Fe-4S dicluster domain-containing protein codes for the protein MSDIRIWDGPSKPPRGQEPELTRRSFLRTGAAAVGGMAALAAALSPLREMTSDDIPSFDEFLQKHYKELTPEEMELALERIRAKVEERFAVRPHLRDVKPMEGVEFVYALNLSRCIGCRKCVHACVAENNQSRSPEIQYIRVIEMPRGTLNLEKGNHHYDHPKVPDASHFYMPVQCHQCANPPCVKVCPVEATWQESDGITVIDYDWCIGCRYCEAACPYWARRFNFAKPNLPKDQLNTNMSYLSNRPREKGVMEKCHFCLHRTREGRMPACVEICPTGARKFGNVLDPHSEVSEILKTKRVFVLKEEVGTLPRFFYYFDERYPNTLDPEALEISERLRAEEGEQYGCLPGAAGPRKDFVEASKPEWWDGARA
- a CDS encoding molybdopterin-dependent oxidoreductase; translated protein: MLTIDRRTFVKASAMAAATAAASGSARAVSLNVLNNQPGGSPLKWQKAPCRFCGTGCHVMVGTENGRVVAIQGDQKADVNKGLLCVKGYHVGLALYGNDRLTTPMMRKDGRMVAISWEEAIDLVASKIKANPTGFALYGSGQWTIGEGFAGNKFMKAGLGSNQIDGNPRLCMSSAVTGFLSTFGVDEPPGVYDDLDKCDVAIMWGNNMAEMHPVLFSRLVDRRTRGEKVTIIDFTTRRTRTSDLADHVLLFKPHGDLAIANGIAHLLIKNNSYDKAFVEKHCNFRQLGAMPDEKTPPDMLGVPMTFDEFAKAVEPYTPEKVEELSGVPADKIRMLGEIFGRRDLAINSLWCMGMNQHTRGTAINCLVHGIHLLSGHFGKPGDAATSLTGQPSACGTVREVGTLCHLLPGGRLVANAEHRKEAEELWNVPEGRIGAKPGYHTVEMFKRFNTPTDQGGDITTLWVQVTNPGQTLPNLQRNFREKKNLADKFLIVSDVYPTATTELADLILPSAMWVEKNGMYGNSERRTQHWFKMVEPPGDARDDCWQLIAVSRKLLEMGIEGMKGKDGKWIFHTSDKSGKEVPIWEWPHYYDVNVDERLFEEYRPFTTKKHKNLAPYSEYVKSRGLRWPVVQQPDGTWRETRWRFSEFDDPFVAKGKEFQFYHSVSKDDKALIWFRPHEFPPEMPDTDYPFWLCTGRVLEHWHSGSMTRRIPQLHRAMPKAYVEMHKDDASRLGIRNSEIVTVKSRRGEINLPVWIGGRGNPKPGEVFVPFFDEGKLINLVTLDEYDPYSRQPDYKKCAVTIVRKA